A window of the Schlesneria paludicola DSM 18645 genome harbors these coding sequences:
- a CDS encoding tetratricopeptide repeat protein: protein MNKRLLITAIMAIVAVALISTEIAFARGGRGGGGGFGGGGGGGRGGGGGFSGGGGGGAARPAGGGGGGARPSGGVAGGNGGARPSTGSSPSYSRPGGGAGGGMNTIGGSRPNPGTGSRPNAGGSNLGIGNRPPIQPGAGPGIGSAGGIGSRPSTLPSTRPAGAPGIGSGAGIGAGTGIANRPTAGAGQGLANRANISQQPARLPGFGTGTAGSRLPNQGVGVQDRMANRPASVQDRQSNLSNRMSSGREDWQNHREDMQGNRQDWRDGNREDWQNFADQHHDQHGDWYHDSWHPGSGWNYMWDNYPVAAAFGVTRWGINRLAYGFGLAAYSNPYYGGSGGGGYDYSQPLVSYADSGTSAAPAEAAAAPLSEQTQQVDPGMKAFNDARSAFYQGDSTTALTLLEATLKSMPRDTVVHEFRGLVLFSLKRYPESAAAIYAVLSAGPGWDWTTLSSLYPSVDIYTQQLRALEDFTKANPNSADAHFLLGYYYLTGTYSEAALKQFTFALESLPNDPLLKQLVEMTTPRDQSKVPVSAPTPTPPPVTSERAPTVDKLVGTWKASSQGASFQLDLAKEGGFIWTYTRGKDKETVKGVFAVDQNNLALEPDAGGTMLAEIDLSNPSQFLFKMIGAQANDPVLQFNKS from the coding sequence ATGAACAAACGACTCTTGATCACGGCAATCATGGCGATTGTCGCCGTCGCATTGATTTCGACCGAAATCGCCTTCGCCCGGGGTGGCCGTGGAGGAGGCGGTGGATTTGGAGGCGGTGGGGGTGGGGGGCGTGGCGGCGGAGGCGGATTTAGCGGGGGCGGAGGAGGAGGTGCTGCGAGACCCGCCGGTGGGGGTGGAGGCGGGGCACGACCGAGCGGAGGAGTTGCGGGGGGGAACGGCGGTGCGCGGCCATCGACTGGCAGTTCGCCGTCATATAGTCGTCCTGGCGGCGGCGCTGGTGGTGGAATGAACACGATTGGTGGTTCTCGTCCCAATCCAGGAACCGGCTCGAGGCCGAACGCGGGAGGCAGCAACCTCGGCATCGGAAATCGTCCACCAATCCAACCGGGAGCCGGACCTGGAATTGGATCCGCTGGTGGAATCGGATCGCGGCCCTCGACATTGCCGAGTACTCGTCCAGCCGGAGCGCCAGGAATTGGGTCTGGAGCTGGAATTGGGGCGGGGACCGGGATTGCCAACAGACCGACCGCCGGAGCCGGTCAGGGGCTTGCGAATCGTGCAAATATCTCCCAGCAACCAGCTCGGTTGCCGGGATTCGGTACAGGAACCGCCGGGTCACGGCTACCGAATCAGGGCGTCGGCGTGCAGGATCGAATGGCGAATCGCCCCGCGTCCGTCCAAGATCGTCAGAGTAACTTGAGTAACCGCATGTCGTCGGGACGCGAGGACTGGCAAAACCACCGAGAGGACATGCAAGGAAATCGCCAGGATTGGCGCGATGGAAATCGTGAAGACTGGCAGAACTTCGCCGATCAACATCATGATCAACACGGCGACTGGTATCACGACAGTTGGCATCCCGGTTCCGGCTGGAACTACATGTGGGATAACTACCCGGTCGCCGCTGCGTTTGGTGTGACTCGTTGGGGAATTAATCGGCTCGCCTACGGCTTCGGCCTCGCGGCCTACTCGAATCCGTATTACGGCGGAAGCGGTGGTGGTGGATATGACTACTCGCAACCACTTGTGAGTTACGCGGACAGCGGGACGTCAGCCGCACCGGCAGAGGCCGCCGCAGCGCCACTCTCAGAGCAGACGCAGCAAGTCGACCCAGGAATGAAGGCGTTTAACGATGCTCGATCCGCTTTCTATCAGGGCGATTCGACGACGGCCCTTACTCTGCTCGAGGCAACACTGAAGTCAATGCCGCGAGACACTGTCGTTCACGAGTTTCGTGGGCTTGTTTTGTTCTCACTGAAGAGATATCCGGAATCGGCGGCCGCGATTTATGCCGTTCTTTCTGCCGGCCCAGGTTGGGACTGGACGACATTGAGCAGCTTGTACCCTAGTGTGGACATCTACACGCAGCAGCTTCGAGCGCTGGAGGACTTCACCAAAGCGAACCCGAATTCGGCCGATGCTCACTTTCTGTTGGGATACTACTACCTAACGGGCACCTACTCGGAAGCTGCTCTGAAGCAGTTCACGTTCGCACTGGAAAGCCTACCGAATGACCCGCTGCTCAAACAGTTAGTTGAGATGACAACTCCACGGGACCAATCGAAGGTGCCCGTGTCCGCACCAACACCCACACCACCGCCCGTGACGTCGGAACGGGCCCCAACCGTCGACAAGTTGGTTGGAACGTGGAAGGCATCGAGCCAGGGCGCGTCGTTCCAACTCGATCTCGCGAAGGAGGGTGGCTTCATCTGGACATATACACGCGGCAAAGACAAAGAGACGGTAAAAGGTGTCTTTGCGGTCGATCAGAACAACCTCGCGCTCGAACCCGATGCTGGCGGCACGATGCTGGCGGAAATTGATCTCTCAAACCCATCCCAGTTTCTTTTCAAGATGATTGGTGCCCAAGCCAACGATCCCGTGCTGCAATTCAACAAAAGTTGA
- a CDS encoding HlyD family secretion protein: MSKKSLGWIVLVAVLTVAGVVGIQGWRSMQNAVPKGIAYGNGRIEAKLVDVSTKEPLRVKEILVDEGKLVMPGDVLVRMDTSTLESQLAEAKATVAATEERTAASKSAIIRCQGEFELAETELERTRTLFEKKVNTQADLDRRTKEVKVTKASLEEAEATLRTAQQQVEVAQNNVATIQTRIDDATLTSPVRGRVLYRLAENGEVLAAGGKALTLVNLEDVYMEIFLPAGQASSLKIGDEARITVDHAPGKAAAGFVSFVSPEAQFTPKQVETRSERDKLMFRVKIRVPDELVTAYIERIKTGVRGIGYVKVDADAVWPNWLQDLVAPPLKPEDLSTSSTQEPIANQSAGTGNETDRLPSVKP; the protein is encoded by the coding sequence ATGTCGAAAAAATCGCTAGGTTGGATTGTGCTGGTGGCTGTTCTCACCGTGGCTGGAGTCGTCGGCATCCAAGGCTGGCGATCGATGCAGAACGCGGTCCCGAAGGGAATCGCATACGGCAACGGTAGAATCGAAGCCAAGCTGGTCGATGTCTCCACCAAAGAACCACTGAGAGTGAAAGAGATCCTTGTTGACGAAGGAAAGCTTGTCATGCCCGGCGACGTGCTGGTGCGAATGGACACCTCCACTCTCGAGTCTCAACTCGCCGAGGCTAAAGCGACAGTTGCGGCGACGGAGGAGCGAACGGCCGCTAGCAAATCTGCCATCATTCGCTGCCAGGGTGAATTCGAACTTGCCGAAACCGAATTGGAACGTACCCGCACACTCTTCGAGAAAAAGGTCAATACGCAGGCGGATCTTGATCGTCGCACCAAAGAGGTCAAAGTCACAAAAGCTTCATTGGAAGAAGCCGAAGCCACCTTAAGGACCGCCCAGCAGCAGGTTGAAGTCGCGCAGAACAACGTGGCAACGATCCAAACCAGGATTGACGACGCGACACTCACGTCGCCAGTGCGAGGCCGAGTCCTCTATCGATTGGCCGAAAACGGTGAGGTCTTGGCTGCAGGTGGCAAGGCGCTCACACTCGTGAATTTGGAAGATGTCTATATGGAAATCTTTCTTCCGGCTGGTCAGGCATCCAGTTTGAAGATTGGCGACGAAGCGCGAATAACAGTGGATCATGCTCCTGGAAAAGCGGCTGCTGGCTTTGTGAGTTTCGTTTCACCGGAAGCACAGTTCACACCAAAACAAGTGGAAACGCGGAGTGAGCGGGACAAGTTGATGTTCCGTGTCAAAATCCGGGTGCCTGACGAACTTGTCACAGCTTACATCGAGCGAATTAAGACGGGTGTCCGCGGCATCGGTTATGTCAAAGTCGACGCTGATGCAGTTTGGCCAAATTGGCTCCAAGACCTCGTGGCTCCTCCACTGAAGCCAGAGGATCTGTCCACGAGTTCAACGCAAGAGCCTATTGCCAATCAGTCTGCCGGGACAGGAAATGAGACCGACAGGTTGCCATCTGTAAAACCGTAG